ATCTGGCCTGAGCGCGCGGTTGCACTGGATGAGTTGCCCGACCGGATCGTTCGCCCAGTGCAGCGCCATCGCGTGAATGACGAGATCGTGGGCGCCTTCCTCGAGCGACAGCAGATCGTCATCGGGCACGACCGTCGCCTCAGGAAACCAGTTCGCCCAGAGCCGCGGAAAACCGGTCACGACCGCGGGAGCCGTAAACGACTTGTTAATCATGTCCAGGCGATCCTCGATTTCGAACCGGGCTTCCTCGTGGAGGAAGAAATCGCCCCCCTGTCTGTCCGCGCGACGGCGGGAGCGGGAAAGCTGTTCCCGGTCGACCAGGGGGAGTGTTTCGGACATGTCGTGTGCTCTTTCCGGCAACTGAACCAGCGCGTTTCGCGACAATGTAGGAAACCGAGGGGCAAATGCAAAGACTGACCAGGCTGATCTACCCGCCTCAATGCCTCACCTGCGACGAAATGGTCGAGAGCGAGGGAAGATTGTGCCCAAGCTGCTGGTCGAGGACGCCGTTCATCGTCGATCATCCCTGCGATGCCTGCGGCAAACCGTTGATCGGAGACACGCAGGCGGGCGACCTGTGCGACGATTGCCGAAGCATGCCGCGCGCCTGGTCACGCGGCCGCGCGGTGATGCTCTACGCGGACAATGCGCGCGGGGTGGTCCTGCGGCTGAAGCATGGGGACAGGACCGATCTGGCCCGACCGGCCGGGGCATGGCTCGCGCAGGCGGCAAAACCGCTTCTCGTCGACGGCATGATCGTTGCGCCGGTGCCGCTGCATTGGATGCGGCTCCTCCGGCGACGCTACAACCAGTCCGCGCTCCTGGCACAGCAGGTGGCGAAACTCCACCGCCTGTCCTACATTCCCGACCTTCTGCGCCGTCCGATTGCCACCCGGACGCTCGACGGGATGACGGCGGTCCAGCGGTCGGAAACGGTCGCTGGCGCGATT
The nucleotide sequence above comes from Celeribacter indicus. Encoded proteins:
- a CDS encoding ComF family protein gives rise to the protein MQRLTRLIYPPQCLTCDEMVESEGRLCPSCWSRTPFIVDHPCDACGKPLIGDTQAGDLCDDCRSMPRAWSRGRAVMLYADNARGVVLRLKHGDRTDLARPAGAWLAQAAKPLLVDGMIVAPVPLHWMRLLRRRYNQSALLAQQVAKLHRLSYIPDLLRRPIATRTLDGMTAVQRSETVAGAIVFNERRRAAIAGRPVLLIDDVMTTGATLAQCANACRRAGAAGVFVAVLARVDREH